Proteins encoded within one genomic window of Methanothrix harundinacea 6Ac:
- a CDS encoding Archemetzincin codes for MTTILLQPLGAVDFDLIYSLQGELGSLFGAVEVRPEAPIPEAARIPGRGQLAGGLALLALPAPEGAEAVLGVIEEDLSVANLDFVFGLALGRKAMISLARLSQEFYGLPPDRGIFRERAEKEAVHELGHVFGLPHCRNAGCVMRLSSSIAEIDFKSSRFCGGCRKVLERSRTLPMA; via the coding sequence ATGACCACCATCCTCCTCCAGCCGCTGGGAGCCGTCGACTTTGACCTGATATACTCTCTTCAAGGTGAGCTGGGGTCGCTCTTCGGAGCCGTCGAGGTGAGGCCGGAGGCGCCGATCCCCGAAGCCGCCCGCATCCCCGGGAGGGGCCAGCTCGCAGGCGGCCTCGCCCTTTTGGCCCTGCCGGCGCCGGAGGGGGCGGAGGCCGTCCTGGGGGTGATCGAGGAGGACCTCTCCGTCGCAAACCTCGACTTCGTCTTCGGCCTGGCCCTGGGGCGGAAGGCGATGATATCCCTGGCGAGGCTCAGCCAGGAGTTTTACGGCCTTCCTCCTGACAGGGGCATCTTTCGGGAGAGGGCAGAAAAGGAGGCGGTCCACGAGCTCGGCCACGTCTTCGGCCTCCCCCACTGCCGCAACGCGGGTTGCGTCATGCGCCTATCGAGCTCCATCGCTGAGATCGACTTCAAAAGCTCGCGGTT